In Kiloniellales bacterium, the genomic window CTTCGAAGGCGGCCAGCGTCGGCCACCAGGCGCCGTCGTCGCAACGGTCGCCGCGCGGCAGGTCCAGGACCAGCAAGGTGAGATCGTAGCCGTTGCGCAGGACGCCGGCGAAGGTCGCCGTCATCGCCGGCCGGTCGCCCCAGATGTAGGTGTGGTAGTCGAGCGGGTTGTCGACCGTGACCAGCGGGCCCAGAACCGCCCCGACCGCCGTCGCCTCGGCCTCGCCCAGGGGCGTATAGCGCAGCCGCGTGCCGACCACGGCATCGGCCATCAGCGCCGCCTCGCCGCCCGAGCAGCTGAGCGAGGCGATGGAGAAGCCGGCCAGCGGGCCGTGCAGGTGCAGCAGCTTCAGGGTCTCGAGAAAGGCCGGGATCGAAGGGACCCGCGCGATGCCGAGGCGCCGGAGCAAGGCCTCTGCAGCGGCGTCGGACCCGGCCAGCGAGGCCGTGTGGGTGATCGCGGCGGCGCGGCCCTGCACGCTGCGCCCCACCTTCAGGGCTACGATCGGCTTGCCGAGGCCCCGGGCCTTGGCCGCCATGGCCTGGAAGGCGGCGACGTCGTCGAAGCCCTCGATGTGCAGGCCCAGCGCCGTCACCCTGGGATCCTCCAGCAGCCCGGCAGCGATCTCGGAGACGCCGGTCTGCGCCTGGTTGCCCGCGGTGACCACGTAGGCCAGCGGAAGGCCGCGGCGCTGCATGGTCATGGAGATCGCGAGGTTCGAGGACTGGGTGACGATGGCGACGCCCTTGGCCCCGGCCTCGAGCCGCCGCCCGCCCTGCTCGTCGGGCCAGAGCAATGCGCCGTCCAGGTAGTTGATCAGGCCGTAGCAGTTCGGCCCCAGGATCGGCATCTCACCGGCCGCCTCGAGCAGGGCCGCCTGGAGGCCATCGCCCTCCGCGTCCGCCTCGCGGAAGCCGGAGGCATAGCAGACCGCGCCGCCGGCGCCGCGCGCCGCGAGCGCGGCCAGGACCCCCGGCGTCGCCTTACGGTTGACCCCGACGAAGGCGGCGTCCGGCGCCCCGGGCAGATCCGCGACGGCAGCATGGCAGCGCCGCCCGCCGATCGCCGCGCGCCTGGGGTTGACCGGCCAGACCTCGCCCGTGAAGCCCAGGCGATCGCACTGCGCGATCACACCCTCGGCCTCGCGGCCGCCGACGACCGCGATGGTCGCGGGCCGGAGCAGGCGGTCCAGGCGGCCGGCCATCAGGACTCCAGCGGGCGCAGCAGGTCGCGGCTGATGATGTGCCGCTGGATCTCGGAGGTGCCGTCCCAGATCCGCTCGACCCGAGCGTCGCGCCAGAAGCGCGCCAGCGGCAGGTCGTCCATCAGGCCCAGGCCGCCGTGGATCTGGATCGCCTCGTCGGTGACCCGGGCCAGCATCTCCGAGGCGTAGAGCTTGGCCGAGGCGATCTCGCGGTTGGCCGGCAGGCCCCGGTCCAGGCGCCAGGCCGCGGCCAGGGTCAGCCAGTCGGCGGCGTCGATCTCGGTGATCATGTCGGCCAGCTTGAAGGACACGCCCTGGAACTTGCCGATGGCCTGGCCGAACTGCTTGCGCTCGGCGGCATAGCTCAAGGCGTGGTCGAAGGCGCGCCGGGCCCGGCCGACGCACATCGCGGCGACCGACAGGCGGGTGCCGTAAAGCCAGTCCTCGGCCAGCTCGAAGCCGCGGTGAACCTCGCCGAGGACTTGGCCGGACGGGAGGCGGCAGTCGTCGAAGGCGAGGACGCAGTTGTGATAGCCCCGGTGCGACACCGAGTCATAGCCGGGCCGGATCTCGAAGCCCGGCGTGCCGCGGTCGACCAGGAAGCAGGTGATCTTCTTCTTCGGCCCGCGCGGCGTCTCCTCCTCGCCGGTCGCGACGAAGACGATGACGAAGTCGGCGATATCGGCGTGGCTGATGAAGTGCTTGCTGCCGTTGACGATCCAGTCGTCGCCCTCGGCCCGGGCGTGGCACTTCATGCCCCGGACGTCGGAGCCGGCGTCGGGCTCGGTCATGGCCAGGGCATCGAACTTCTCGCCCCGGGCCGCGGGCAGCAGGTAGCGCTCCCGCTGCTCCCCTTCGCAGGCCATGAGGATGCCCGAGGGCCGGCCCCAGAAGACCGAGAGCGCCATGGAGGCGCGGCCCAGCTCGCGCTCCAGCAGGGTGAAGGTCAGGTGGTCCAGGCCGCCGCCGCCGACCTCGACTGGCAGGTTGGGCGCGAAGAAGCCGAGCTCGATGACCTTGGCCTTGATCGTCTCGCCCAGCGCGCGCGGCACCTGGCCGCTGCGCTCGACCTCGGCCTCGTGGGGATAGAGCTCGGTCTCGACGAAGCGGCGCACGGTCTCGACGACCATCTCCTGTTCCGGGCTGAACGCGAAGTCCATCAAGCACCTCCCTTTCTCTCGGCGGCGCGTTCCCGGAGCGCCGCCTCGAAGTCCCGCAGCACGCGCCCGGCGCCCCAGCCGGCACCGCCGTCGCCGTCCTTCAGGGCGCGCAGGATCGCGACCAGGTTGTCGTCGCGCAGCCGCTCCAGCTCGCGGATCGAGCGGTCGCCCGACTGTTCGTCCGACTGGCTCGCGATGGTCTCGACCAGGTCGTCGGTCAGCGCCGGCACCTCCGTCAGCTTGCTCCAAGGCCACTGCAGGCAGGGACCGAACTGGGCCAGGAAGTGCCGCATGCCGGCCTCGCCGCCGGCGATGCGGTAGGTCTCGAAGAGCCCCATCTGCGCCCAGCGCAAGCCGAAGCCGAAGCGGATGGCGTCGTCGACCTCCTCGGTCGTGGCGACGCCGTCGTGGATCAGCCAGAGCGCCTCGCGCCAGACCGCCTCCAGCAGGCGGTCGGCGACGAAGGCCTCGATCTCCTTGCGGACCACCAGCGGCCGCATGCCGAGGCCCTGGTAGATCATCCGCGCCCGCTCGATCGTCTCCGGCGCGGTCTGGCGCCCGGCGACCAGCTCGACCAGCGGCAGCAGGTAGACCGGGTTGAAGGGGTGGGCGACCAGCAGGCGCTCCGGGTGCGCCAGGCCGGCTTGCAGCTCCGAGGGGAGGATCCCCGAGGTCGAGGAGGCGATGATCGTCCCCGGCGCCGCGGCGGCCTCGATCTCAGCATAGACCGCCCGCTTGGCCTCCAGCCGCTCGGGCACGCTCTCGACGATCAGCTCGGCGCCCGCGACCGCATCACCGATGCTGGCCGCGAAGCTGAGCGCGCCCGCCGGCGGCTTCGGGGCCGGGGTGAGGCGGTCGAAGACCCGCTCGGCATTGGCCAGCACCTCGCCGACCTTGCGCTCGGCCTCGGGGTCCGGGTCGCTCACCGTGACGTCGACGCCGTTCAGCAGAAGGCGCGCCGCCCAGCCGGCGCCGATCACCCCGCCACCGATGCAGGCGGCCTTGCGCAGCGGTACCATCCCGGCCTCAGCGCTTCTCGAGCCTGAGCTTGGCGCGGACCTCGTCCGGTCCGAGCACGCGGATGTTCATCGCCTCCAGGATGGTGACCGCCCGCTCGACCAGCTGGCCGTTGCTCGCGAGCACGCCGCGCTCCAGGTAGATGTTGTCCTCCAGGCCGACCCGGACGTTGCCGCCGGCGAGCGCCGCCGCCGCGACGAAGGGCAGCTGGTTGCGGCCGATCGAGAAGGCCGAGAAGACCCAGCCCTCGGGCAGGTTGTCGACCAGGGCCTGGAAGGTGCGCAGGTCGTCGGGCGCCCCCCAGGGGATGCCGAGGCAGAGCTGCACCAGGACCGGATCGTCGAGCAGGCCCTGGCCGGCCAGCCACTTGGCCAGCTCCAGGTGGCCGCTGTCGAAGACCTCGATCTCCGGCCGCACGCCCAGGGCCTGCATCTGGCGCGCCATCTCGCGCAGCGCGGCCGGGGTGTTGGTCATGACGTAGTCGCCTTCCCCGAAGTTCATGGTGCCGCAGTCGAGGGTGGCGATCTCGGGGAGCAGTTCGGCGACGTGGGCCAGGCGCTCGCTGGCGCCGGCCATGTCGGTGCCCTCGGCGGCCGGCGGCAGGGGCGCCTCGACGGAGCCCAGCACGAGATCGCCGCCCATGCCGGCGGTCAGGTTGATCACAACGTCCTGACCGGAGTCCCGGATCCGGGCGACGACCTCGCGGAACAGCGCCGGGTCGCGCGCGCCCTTCCCGGTCTCGGGGTCCCGCACGTGGCAATGCGCCACCGCGGCCCCAGCGCTGGCGGCCTCGAGCGCCGCTTCGGCGATCTCTTTCGGCGTCACCGGCACCTTGTCCGACTTCTCCGTGGTCTCGCCGGCCCCGGTGACGGCGCAGGTGATGAAGACCTCCCGGCTGGGTGACAGGCCCATGGCGTGCTCCTCCTCTTAGCGCCCCGGAGCTTGCGGCAAATCGCCGCCCAACACTTTTCGTTTTGCGAGGAGGACTTTGCATATTACGAAGATCGCATGGTCTTTCAGCCCAGCGATGACGCACTCGAGGTCACTCTGCTGATCCTGCCGGAGTCCTCCTTGCTTTCGGTCGCCTCGACCCTGGACCCCTTGCGCGCCGCCAACCGGGTCTCCGGGCGTGAGCTCTACCGCTGGCGGGTGGTCTCGCCCGACGGCAGGGCGCCTGAGACCACCTGCGGCCTGCGTCTGCCGGCCGAGGGGCCCTTCGACCCGCAAGCGGTGGGTGCGGCCCTGATCGTGGTGGCGGGCTTCAACGTCTTCCGCCAGGCGACGCCCAGGCTGCTGGCCGGGGTTCGCCGAGCGGCCCAGCGCGGCGCCGCGCTCGGCGGGGTCGAGGCCGGGGCCTGGGTGCTCGGCCTGGCCGGACTGCTCAACGGCCGCCGGGCAACCACCCACTGGGAGGACCTGGAGGACTTCGCGGCCCGCTTCCCGGAGGTCGAGGTGCTGCCGGACCGCTACGTGGTCGACGGGCCCTGCTTCACCTCGGGCGGCGCCTCGCCGAGCTTCGACATGATGCTGCAGCTGATCCGCAGCCGGCAGGGCTACGGCGTCGCCCTGGATACCGCCAGCGTCTTCATCTACGACGAGGTCCACGCCAGCACCGACGTCCAGCCGCTGGTCTCGCTCGGCCGCCTGGACTGGCACGAGCCGCGGGTCGCGGCGGCGATCCGGCTGATGGAGCGGCACCTCGACGATCCCCTGCCGATCGCCCACATCGCCCGGCGGATCGGGGTCTCGGCGCGGACCCTGGAGACGCTCTTCGGCCGCCGGGTCGGCATGGGCCCGGGCGCCTACTACCTGGGCCTGCGCCTCAACGCCGCCCGGCGCCTGCTGCTCGACGCCCGGCTGCCGGCCGCCGAGGTCGCGGTGCGCAGCGGCTTCTCCTCGATCGCCACCTTCTCCCGTGCCTTCAAGCGCCGCTTCGGCCAGAGCCCCAGCGCCTTCCGGCGTCAGGCTCAGGGCGCGGACCCGGCCGCGGCGAAGCGCCAGGGCCGGAGCGCCAGGTAGGCGAGCAACGGCCCGACGGTGAAGACCGTCATGGTGAGGCTCAGCGCCCAGGCGCTGCCGTCGTGCAGCCAGGCGACCAGCAGGGCGCCCAGGCCGGCGCAACCGATCTCGAGGGCGCCGAGCAGCGCGGCGGCCAGGCCGCGGCCCGCGGTGCAGACGTCGAAGGCCCGCACCGGCGCGCTGGCGAAGATCAGGCCGAGGCCGAGCGCGAAGGCGGAGAGCGCGGCGGTGAAGGTCAGGACCCCGACCAGATCCAGGGCGGTCAGGCCGATCAGGACCGCCGGGCCGAGAGCGCAGAGCAGCAGCCCGGCGAAGGCAATGCCGTCCACCGGCAGGCGGCCGGCCGCCCGGTTGGCCGCCATGGCACCGAAGAAGTAGGCCAGGACAATGGCGGCGTAGTAATAGCCGTAGCTCTCGGTCGCGACCCCCAGACCTTCGATGAAGAGAAAGGGGCCTTCGGTGACGAAGGCGAAAAGCGCCGCCATGGTGCCGCCGAGGATCAGCGCATAGGTCATGTAGGCGCCGTTGCGCAGCAGGGCCGCGTAGCCGGCGAGGATCTTCCGCGGTTGTGTCGCCTCCCGATCGGGCTGCGCCAGGGTCTCCGGCAGGTAGCGCCAGATCAGCAGGGTCACCAGGACGATCAGGCCGAGCAGCAGGACGAAGTTCGAGCGCCAGCCGAAGCTCACGTGCATCAGGCCGCCGATCAGCGGCCCTACCGCCGGCGCCAGGGCCACCGCCATGCCGTAGGCGCCGAGCACCTTGACCGCGCCGGCCTCGTCGTAGA contains:
- a CDS encoding acetate--CoA ligase family protein; translated protein: MAGRLDRLLRPATIAVVGGREAEGVIAQCDRLGFTGEVWPVNPRRAAIGGRRCHAAVADLPGAPDAAFVGVNRKATPGVLAALAARGAGGAVCYASGFREADAEGDGLQAALLEAAGEMPILGPNCYGLINYLDGALLWPDEQGGRRLEAGAKGVAIVTQSSNLAISMTMQRRGLPLAYVVTAGNQAQTGVSEIAAGLLEDPRVTALGLHIEGFDDVAAFQAMAAKARGLGKPIVALKVGRSVQGRAAAITHTASLAGSDAAAEALLRRLGIARVPSIPAFLETLKLLHLHGPLAGFSIASLSCSGGEAALMADAVVGTRLRYTPLGEAEATAVGAVLGPLVTVDNPLDYHTYIWGDRPAMTATFAGVLRNGYDLTLLVLDLPRGDRCDDGAWWPTLAAFEDALAASGGKGAVVASLPENLPEAAAEALMAKGVAPLCGIEDAMIAAGAAATIGETWARPLAPPLLTAEKCCRRVAASGEHSRVATKSSAVAGLDPAIRGPQRGSSAPLDARLKAGHDSLRETSQVCLDEASAKARLAAFGIAVPEGRRAASVEEAVAAGAALGFPLAVKALGLAHKSEAGGLRLGLRSAEALRVAAADLLPLGDGLLVERQVEGGVAELLVGLQRDPQLGLLLTLGAGGVLAELLQDSRSLLLPASEDEIREALAGLRIGALLRGYRGWPRGDVEGLVALVLALGRFAEAEAVEELDLNPVIVRAEGCGAVAVDALIRIREETP
- a CDS encoding acyl-CoA dehydrogenase family protein codes for the protein MDFAFSPEQEMVVETVRRFVETELYPHEAEVERSGQVPRALGETIKAKVIELGFFAPNLPVEVGGGGLDHLTFTLLERELGRASMALSVFWGRPSGILMACEGEQRERYLLPAARGEKFDALAMTEPDAGSDVRGMKCHARAEGDDWIVNGSKHFISHADIADFVIVFVATGEEETPRGPKKKITCFLVDRGTPGFEIRPGYDSVSHRGYHNCVLAFDDCRLPSGQVLGEVHRGFELAEDWLYGTRLSVAAMCVGRARRAFDHALSYAAERKQFGQAIGKFQGVSFKLADMITEIDAADWLTLAAAWRLDRGLPANREIASAKLYASEMLARVTDEAIQIHGGLGLMDDLPLARFWRDARVERIWDGTSEIQRHIISRDLLRPLES
- a CDS encoding 3-hydroxyacyl-CoA dehydrogenase NAD-binding domain-containing protein — translated: MVPLRKAACIGGGVIGAGWAARLLLNGVDVTVSDPDPEAERKVGEVLANAERVFDRLTPAPKPPAGALSFAASIGDAVAGAELIVESVPERLEAKRAVYAEIEAAAAPGTIIASSTSGILPSELQAGLAHPERLLVAHPFNPVYLLPLVELVAGRQTAPETIERARMIYQGLGMRPLVVRKEIEAFVADRLLEAVWREALWLIHDGVATTEEVDDAIRFGFGLRWAQMGLFETYRIAGGEAGMRHFLAQFGPCLQWPWSKLTEVPALTDDLVETIASQSDEQSGDRSIRELERLRDDNLVAILRALKDGDGGAGWGAGRVLRDFEAALRERAAERKGGA
- a CDS encoding 3-keto-5-aminohexanoate cleavage protein, whose product is MGLSPSREVFITCAVTGAGETTEKSDKVPVTPKEIAEAALEAASAGAAVAHCHVRDPETGKGARDPALFREVVARIRDSGQDVVINLTAGMGGDLVLGSVEAPLPPAAEGTDMAGASERLAHVAELLPEIATLDCGTMNFGEGDYVMTNTPAALREMARQMQALGVRPEIEVFDSGHLELAKWLAGQGLLDDPVLVQLCLGIPWGAPDDLRTFQALVDNLPEGWVFSAFSIGRNQLPFVAAAALAGGNVRVGLEDNIYLERGVLASNGQLVERAVTILEAMNIRVLGPDEVRAKLRLEKR
- a CDS encoding GlxA family transcriptional regulator, which encodes MVFQPSDDALEVTLLILPESSLLSVASTLDPLRAANRVSGRELYRWRVVSPDGRAPETTCGLRLPAEGPFDPQAVGAALIVVAGFNVFRQATPRLLAGVRRAAQRGAALGGVEAGAWVLGLAGLLNGRRATTHWEDLEDFAARFPEVEVLPDRYVVDGPCFTSGGASPSFDMMLQLIRSRQGYGVALDTASVFIYDEVHASTDVQPLVSLGRLDWHEPRVAAAIRLMERHLDDPLPIAHIARRIGVSARTLETLFGRRVGMGPGAYYLGLRLNAARRLLLDARLPAAEVAVRSGFSSIATFSRAFKRRFGQSPSAFRRQAQGADPAAAKRQGRSAR
- a CDS encoding multidrug effflux MFS transporter, with translation MPRGAAAAARVPLYIPALLIAASAVSILSTDLYTPSLPHLQGYFSADAEAVQLTMSLNLLGFALAQLVYGPLSDRFGRRPILLGGMLGFALSTLACALAPDLESLIAARILQGVTACTEVVVGYAVIRELYDEAGAVKVLGAYGMAVALAPAVGPLIGGLMHVSFGWRSNFVLLLGLIVLVTLLIWRYLPETLAQPDREATQPRKILAGYAALLRNGAYMTYALILGGTMAALFAFVTEGPFLFIEGLGVATESYGYYYAAIVLAYFFGAMAANRAAGRLPVDGIAFAGLLLCALGPAVLIGLTALDLVGVLTFTAALSAFALGLGLIFASAPVRAFDVCTAGRGLAAALLGALEIGCAGLGALLVAWLHDGSAWALSLTMTVFTVGPLLAYLALRPWRFAAAGSAP